Part of the Halorhabdus utahensis DSM 12940 genome, CGTGAGTCAGCCTGGACCTGGATCGGGTGCTCTCGCAACGTTTTTCTGTGATGACTTACCAACCCATGGATATGGCACCGAACGCCCACGCTCGGTGGATCGCCAGCCAGTCGCGAGTCGGTCGGGCGTTCGGCTTTTTTGACGCAGCCTGACTGTCGGTGGACTCGGGGGTCAGATTGCCCCCTTGACGAAACCGACGTCGCAGGTTTCGCTCCGCTATGAGCGAAATTGAGAACCGTTATCCGAACAACACACGGTACTCCGACAACAACTGATGGAACTCCCGAGCGACCAACTCGCGGTGGTCGAAGCCGCGAGCGCAGACGACCGACGCACCGTCGAACAGCTGAGCGAGGAAACCGGCTTGGCCACCGCGGCCGTCACGCGAGCCGCCTTCGAGCTTGAGGACGAGGGGCTGGTGGCCGTCACCGAAACGACCGACGAATCGGTCTCGCTGACCGAGGAGGGCGAGTCCTATCTCGACGCCGGTCTGCCCGAACACCGCCTCTACTCCGCTGCCGTCGAGGCCGGTGCCGACGAGGGGGGCGTCTCGATGGGGCAGGTCATCGGGGCCGCCGATCTCGATGGCGCGGCCGTCGACATCGCGCTGTCGAACTTCGCCCGGAAGGGCTACGGCGAGATCGAGTCGGGCGAGATCACCGCCGAACCTGACGTCGATCCGAACGACGACGCGGAAGCCGCCGCCCTGGCGGCTATCGATGCAGGCGACGCTGTCGATGACAACGACGTCCTCGATCAACTGGATCGACGCGGGCTGATCGAGCGCGACGAGCGCACCGTCCGGTCGGTCGAACTCACTGACGCGGCCGTAACGGAACTCATGGCTGGGATCGAGGAGGCCCAGGAAGTGGATCGCCTGACGCCCGATCTCCTTACCAGCGGCGACTGGGAGGACGTCGAATTCGCCGACTACAACGTCGAGGCCGACGCCGAGGCCATCGACGGCGGGAAGATGCACCCGCTTCGCGGCATGGCCGAGCGCGTCAAGGAAGTCCTCGTCGGCATGGGCTTCGAGGAGATGAACGGTCCCCACGCCGACGCGGAGTTCTGGATCAACGACGCGCTGTTCATGCCCCAGGATCACCCCGCGCGCACGCACTGGGACCAGTTCGCGCTGGACGTGCCGCCGATGGACGACCTGCCCGACGGGGTCCGCGAGGACGTCGAGCGCGCCCATCGGGAGGGCGCTGGCCCCGATGGCGAGGGGTATCACTCGCCGTGGGGCGAGGAGATGGCCCGCCAGGTCGACCTTCGTGGCCACACCACGTCACTCTCTGCCCGTCACCTCGCGGGCGTCGCGCAGGGCGACCTCGAACCGCCACAGCGCTTTTTCTCCGTCGAGAAGGCCTACCGCAACGACGAGATCGACGCGACTCACCTCCTCGAGTTCTTCCAGATCGAGGGGTGGGTGATGGCCGAGGACCTCTCGGTGCGGGACCTGATGGGCACGTTCACGGAGTTCTACGAACAGTTCGGGATCACCGACCTGGAGTTCAAGCCGACGTACAACCCCTACACGGAGCCGAGTTTCGAGCTGTTCGGCGAGCACCCGGTCACGGGCGAGGTCGTCGAGATCGGCAACTCCGGCATTTTCCGGCCCGAGATGCTCGATCCCCTCAGCGTCGAGTGTGACGTGATGGCCTGGGGACTCGCCCTTGAGCGACTCATGATGCTCGTCACCGGTGCCGAGGACATTCGGGACGTCCACGGGACGCTGGCGGATCTTGAGTACCTGCGAACTGAGGAGGTGCGTTACTGATGCCCACTGTCGACATTGACACTGACGAACTGCGGGAACTGACCGGCCACGGCGAGAAGAGCGACGACGACCTGCGCGATGATCTCTTCGAACTCGGCCTGGAGTACGAGGGCGAAACCGAGGAGGGCGAACTCCGATTCGAGTTCGAGCCCGACCGCCTCGATCGCCTTTCCGTCGAGGGGGTCGCCCGGTCGCTGCGCTACCAGTACGGCGATGACTGGGGCGTCTACGTCCCGAAGACCAACGGCGCCGACTGGACGATTCACGTCGAGGACGTGCCCGAGGAACGACCCTACGTCACGGGCGCGGTCGTCCGCGGGCTGGATCTTGACGACGCCTCGCTGGATTCGCTGATCCAGCTTCAGGAAAAACTCCACGCGACGATGGGTCGCAAGCGCGCGAAGGGCGCGATCGGGGTGCACGACCTGACAATGCTGAAAGGCGGCGAGGCTGCCGACGATGGCGAGGGCAAGTCCGTCCGCTACACCGGGATCGACCGCGACGGCGACACCTTCGTGCCGCTGGAGGGCGACGCCGAGATGACGCCCGGCGAGGTCCTCGCCGAGCACCATATCGGCGAGGAGTACGCCGACCTCGTCGCCGAGTACGATCGTGTCC contains:
- the pheS gene encoding phenylalanine--tRNA ligase subunit alpha, producing the protein MELPSDQLAVVEAASADDRRTVEQLSEETGLATAAVTRAAFELEDEGLVAVTETTDESVSLTEEGESYLDAGLPEHRLYSAAVEAGADEGGVSMGQVIGAADLDGAAVDIALSNFARKGYGEIESGEITAEPDVDPNDDAEAAALAAIDAGDAVDDNDVLDQLDRRGLIERDERTVRSVELTDAAVTELMAGIEEAQEVDRLTPDLLTSGDWEDVEFADYNVEADAEAIDGGKMHPLRGMAERVKEVLVGMGFEEMNGPHADAEFWINDALFMPQDHPARTHWDQFALDVPPMDDLPDGVREDVERAHREGAGPDGEGYHSPWGEEMARQVDLRGHTTSLSARHLAGVAQGDLEPPQRFFSVEKAYRNDEIDATHLLEFFQIEGWVMAEDLSVRDLMGTFTEFYEQFGITDLEFKPTYNPYTEPSFELFGEHPVTGEVVEIGNSGIFRPEMLDPLSVECDVMAWGLALERLMMLVTGAEDIRDVHGTLADLEYLRTEEVRY